The [Eubacterium] siraeum genome contains a region encoding:
- a CDS encoding YfhO family protein, with product MYKSEKLYYRKAFFMAMIMGAILFLPFVLIDGGYFIYYGDYNAQQIPFYTLCNQAIKNGSFMWSWQTDLGANFIGSYSFYTLGSPFFWLSMPFPAEFAKYLMAPLLVLKISCCSLFAFAYIRRFVRKPQSALIGGLLYAFSGFSMYNVFFNHFHEAMVVFPLMLIALEETVVNKRRVFFALTVALNAFVNYFFFIGECIFLVIYFLCRLTDPKFKITVKTFLVLAFESVIGVALAGAMFVPAILTCIDTPRSSNTLNGWNLVFHNPAQRYGLIFQSLFFPADIPARQNFFPDSSARWASVSAYLPLFSMAGVISFIKYKKKHWAKWLMPICLLFALIPVLNSSFVLFNNNYYTRWFYMPILVACFMTAYALENSEIDMKYGLKWCGFAVVLISMVGILPSEVSKDIVDIGTGDTTTTKVTELFKLPNEKLPFWISVALAIVAILVCFLLVRNKEKIRTNKFLQKSYCFTMVACLCFSYYTLIYGRAIGPKVGDYNNIVNATIELDDDSFYRVETYGVTNNANMLWGMYGFRSFHSILPGSAFEYYSGMGFNRSVNTDPDGSYYAMRSVNSTKYLIIQSYKLEYSDTVTLLENLKNFEKIDEQDGFTIFKNKAYIPIGYSNSYYISDDEYEKIAKSNRDNMLARAVVLTDEQIEKYGDILPELEPDRYSDFNYYTFEKDAQELAKTAVDTFTPTANGFKATSSFTEDRFVTFTVPWESGWSATINGEKAEIEKVNRGVMGIKVPAGECNIEFNYVTPGLKAGVVCTVGAAFIIVIYYIVLKKVFRYKPNPNVHLYEQQQLDTVINHNAYIRTIEKTVDEQLESSELSKGDNGSDESNENADISDDDTAE from the coding sequence ATGTACAAATCTGAAAAGCTATACTACCGAAAAGCGTTCTTTATGGCAATGATAATGGGTGCTATACTCTTTTTGCCGTTTGTTCTCATAGACGGCGGATATTTCATCTATTACGGCGATTACAACGCTCAGCAGATACCTTTTTATACACTTTGCAATCAGGCAATTAAAAACGGCAGCTTTATGTGGAGCTGGCAGACGGATCTCGGTGCAAACTTCATCGGTTCATATTCGTTCTATACGCTCGGAAGCCCGTTCTTCTGGCTGAGTATGCCGTTCCCGGCGGAGTTTGCAAAATATCTTATGGCACCATTGCTGGTGCTTAAAATATCGTGCTGTTCGCTGTTTGCTTTCGCATATATCAGAAGATTTGTAAGAAAGCCGCAGTCGGCGCTTATCGGCGGACTGCTGTACGCATTCTCCGGCTTCTCGATGTACAATGTGTTCTTCAACCATTTCCACGAGGCTATGGTCGTATTCCCTCTTATGCTTATAGCCCTTGAAGAAACCGTAGTAAATAAGAGGAGAGTATTCTTTGCGCTTACTGTTGCGCTCAACGCATTTGTAAACTACTTCTTCTTTATCGGAGAATGTATTTTCCTTGTGATTTATTTTCTTTGCAGGCTCACCGACCCCAAGTTCAAGATTACGGTTAAAACATTCCTTGTGCTTGCGTTTGAATCGGTCATCGGCGTTGCGCTTGCCGGCGCAATGTTTGTTCCTGCAATATTGACCTGTATAGATACGCCCCGTTCAAGCAATACTTTAAACGGATGGAATCTCGTATTTCATAATCCCGCACAGAGATACGGACTGATTTTCCAGAGCCTGTTTTTCCCTGCGGATATTCCTGCAAGACAGAACTTCTTCCCCGATTCATCGGCAAGATGGGCAAGCGTATCGGCATATCTTCCGCTTTTCTCTATGGCAGGTGTCATATCGTTCATCAAGTACAAGAAAAAACACTGGGCAAAGTGGCTTATGCCGATATGCCTTCTGTTTGCGCTTATCCCCGTTCTTAATTCCAGCTTCGTGCTTTTCAACAACAACTATTACACACGCTGGTTCTATATGCCGATACTTGTCGCTTGCTTTATGACGGCTTATGCCCTTGAAAACAGCGAGATAGATATGAAGTACGGCCTTAAGTGGTGTGGATTTGCCGTAGTGCTTATATCTATGGTCGGAATACTTCCGTCTGAGGTATCGAAGGACATAGTCGATATCGGCACGGGAGATACGACAACAACAAAGGTGACCGAGCTTTTCAAATTGCCTAATGAGAAGCTGCCGTTCTGGATTTCCGTCGCTCTTGCAATAGTCGCAATTTTAGTATGCTTCCTCCTTGTAAGAAACAAAGAGAAGATCAGAACAAATAAATTCCTGCAAAAATCCTATTGCTTTACTATGGTTGCGTGCCTCTGCTTTTCGTACTACACGCTGATATACGGCAGAGCGATAGGTCCGAAGGTGGGCGATTACAACAATATTGTAAACGCTACGATAGAACTTGACGATGACAGCTTCTACAGGGTAGAAACCTACGGAGTTACCAATAACGCAAATATGCTGTGGGGAATGTACGGCTTCCGCAGCTTCCACAGCATTCTTCCCGGCTCTGCATTTGAGTACTACAGCGGAATGGGATTCAACCGTTCGGTAAATACCGATCCCGACGGATCATATTACGCTATGCGCTCGGTAAATTCCACAAAATATCTCATTATTCAAAGCTACAAGCTGGAGTACAGCGATACGGTAACGTTGCTTGAAAATCTCAAGAACTTTGAAAAGATTGACGAGCAGGACGGATTTACTATATTCAAGAACAAGGCTTATATCCCGATAGGTTATTCGAACAGCTACTATATTTCCGATGACGAGTACGAAAAGATTGCTAAGAGTAACCGTGACAATATGCTCGCCCGTGCTGTCGTGCTGACAGATGAACAGATTGAAAAATACGGCGATATTCTGCCCGAGCTTGAACCTGACAGATATTCCGATTTCAACTATTATACATTTGAAAAGGACGCACAGGAGCTTGCAAAGACGGCTGTAGATACGTTCACACCTACGGCAAACGGCTTTAAGGCTACTTCCTCGTTCACTGAGGACAGATTCGTTACGTTCACAGTACCGTGGGAAAGCGGCTGGAGCGCAACAATCAACGGCGAGAAAGCCGAGATAGAAAAGGTAAACCGTGGCGTGATGGGAATAAAAGTACCTGCAGGTGAATGCAATATAGAATTCAATTATGTTACACCCGGACTTAAGGCAGGCGTTGTCTGCACGGTCGGAGCGGCATTTATTATCGTTATATATTACATCGTTCTGAAAAAGGTATTCAGATATAAGCCGAACCCCAATGTTCATCTGTACGAACAGCAACAGCTTGATACCGTTATAAATCATAACGCATATATCAGAACGATAGAAAAAACGGTTGACGAACAGCTTGAAAGCAGTGAACTGTCCAAGGGAGATAACGGCAGTGATGAAAGCAACGAAAATGCGGATATATCCGATGATGATACAGCAGAATAA
- a CDS encoding DUF1934 domain-containing protein — protein sequence MKKNVCITIKSTQTVDQDKDSTELFTFGAMESTENGFRLYYDESEATGFAGSSVTLEVTDEMVTMTRSGKAISSLFIEKGKKHHCHYGTEFGDFMIGVCTDEIRNELAETGGEIYLKYTLDINSSYMSENEMFINVKECN from the coding sequence ATGAAAAAGAACGTATGTATTACGATAAAAAGTACGCAGACGGTAGATCAGGATAAGGATTCCACCGAGTTGTTTACATTCGGCGCTATGGAAAGCACCGAGAACGGCTTCCGTCTGTATTACGATGAAAGCGAGGCTACCGGTTTTGCCGGAAGCTCAGTGACGCTTGAGGTGACCGATGAAATGGTGACTATGACAAGGAGCGGCAAAGCCATTAGCTCTTTGTTCATAGAAAAAGGAAAGAAGCACCACTGCCATTACGGCACGGAGTTCGGCGACTTTATGATAGGCGTATGCACTGATGAAATAAGAAACGAGCTTGCAGAAACGGGCGGAGAAATATATCTTAAATATACGCTCGACATCAATTCAAGCTATATGTCGGAAAATGAAATGTTTATAAATGTCAAGGAGTGTAACTGA
- a CDS encoding homocysteine S-methyltransferase family protein: MDSNPVSQDIPIRLPILLDGGTGTGLEKYGYDHTVSTAQFVCANPEALIELQQGFLDAGSQILYTATHGANCENLKAYGVEDKTEQLNAAAAKITYDSFHEKALIAGCLSSTGLYIEPYGDYTFTEIMSVYRQQVKALSPYCDMFVIETVPALWNMRAAVLACKKENKPIIATMKVDEDGETAIGTNVLCTLLVLQAMGISAFGLNCTSADLCPDIISEIAPYAKIPLIVKPSAVYEQDGERQSISPEEFAFAVKKSVLSGAEIAGGCCGTGKEHIAALREMFASLDASEINPVEKQDTSLALATENQMFFLDPETTEFSPAVECGPYMEDDIAQMCGESYDVLTVSINSPDDAIDFGRNMHMATLPVAFLSDDEISLKMALMLYQGRAIIDRKSLIEPEKLEAMAEKYGAVLY, translated from the coding sequence ATGGACAGCAATCCCGTCAGTCAGGATATACCTATACGATTGCCGATACTGCTTGACGGCGGTACCGGCACAGGACTCGAAAAATACGGCTACGACCATACCGTTTCAACGGCTCAGTTTGTCTGTGCCAACCCTGAGGCTCTGATTGAGCTTCAGCAGGGCTTTCTTGACGCAGGCTCGCAGATACTCTACACCGCAACACACGGTGCAAACTGTGAGAATCTGAAGGCATACGGTGTCGAGGACAAAACAGAACAGCTTAATGCCGCCGCCGCAAAGATAACCTATGACAGCTTTCACGAAAAGGCGCTCATTGCAGGCTGTCTGTCGTCAACGGGACTTTACATAGAGCCTTACGGCGACTACACGTTTACCGAGATAATGTCGGTCTACAGACAGCAGGTAAAGGCTTTGTCGCCCTACTGCGATATGTTTGTAATTGAAACAGTGCCTGCACTGTGGAATATGAGAGCCGCCGTGCTTGCCTGCAAGAAGGAAAACAAGCCGATAATAGCAACAATGAAAGTTGACGAGGACGGAGAAACCGCAATAGGCACAAATGTGCTGTGCACCTTGCTTGTATTGCAGGCTATGGGTATATCGGCATTCGGTCTTAACTGTACCTCGGCAGATCTTTGCCCCGATATTATTTCCGAGATTGCTCCGTATGCGAAAATTCCTCTTATAGTAAAGCCGAGCGCCGTATATGAACAGGACGGCGAAAGGCAGAGCATATCGCCCGAAGAATTCGCATTCGCCGTAAAGAAGTCGGTTCTGAGCGGCGCTGAGATTGCAGGCGGTTGCTGCGGTACGGGAAAAGAGCATATCGCCGCACTGCGTGAAATGTTTGCATCTCTTGATGCATCCGAGATAAATCCGGTTGAAAAGCAGGATACCTCTCTCGCACTGGCGACCGAAAACCAGATGTTCTTCTTAGACCCCGAAACAACGGAGTTCTCGCCTGCGGTTGAATGCGGTCCTTATATGGAGGACGACATTGCGCAGATGTGCGGCGAAAGCTATGATGTCCTTACAGTAAGCATAAACTCTCCGGATGACGCTATCGACTTCGGCAGAAATATGCACATGGCTACACTGCCTGTAGCGTTTTTATCGGATGACGAGATTTCGCTCAAGATGGCGCTTATGCTGTATCAGGGCAGAGCGATAATAGACAGAAAATCACTTATAGAGCCTGAAAAGCTGGAGGCTATGGCTGAAAAATACGGCGCTGTGCTGTATTAA
- the argS gene encoding arginine--tRNA ligase encodes MNNMIELAKQQVKETIMNALGRLVAEGKIEAVPLPAFNVERPADVSHGDFSCNAAMASAKALRNNPRAIGQMIADAAVLDGTVFEKIEVAGPGFLNFFISPLWFNETVGEVISSGSDYGKTELGKGKRVLVEFVSANPTGPMHIGNARGGALGDSLSSVLQFAGYEVEREFYVNDAGNQIEKFGKSLSIRYMQIADGNKSDVIASYGDDDVCRKIFEDEENFPMPEDVYKGVDIIEHAYNFYKINGDKFVNADEESRKSALVEYALPLNIDGLEKDLAKYRIVYDTWFRESSLHKSGAVKQIVDMLTDKGQTYEKDGAIWFKASDFGDDQDRVLVRANGIPTYFVPDIAYHYNKLVTRGFDKAIDILGADHHGYIARMKAALTALGVDASKLDIVIMQMVMLVRNGETVKLSKRSGKAITLSTLLDEVPIDAARFFFNLRDPNTHLEFDLELAIEESSNNPVFYVQYAHARICSILRRMEEEGTGYSNIPVSELNFNHPAELALIRHIAALPNCINEAAKDYNPSKITKYLCDLAQLFHKFYDNCKIKGEEENILQSRLSLCVATKTVFKNLLDLLKVDAPEKM; translated from the coding sequence ATGAACAATATGATAGAGCTTGCTAAACAGCAGGTAAAGGAAACGATAATGAACGCACTGGGCAGACTTGTTGCCGAGGGCAAGATAGAGGCAGTACCCCTGCCGGCTTTCAATGTTGAGCGTCCTGCAGACGTATCACACGGAGATTTCTCCTGCAATGCCGCAATGGCAAGCGCAAAGGCTCTCAGAAACAATCCGAGAGCAATAGGTCAGATGATAGCCGATGCCGCAGTGCTTGACGGCACAGTATTCGAAAAGATTGAGGTCGCAGGACCCGGCTTTCTGAATTTCTTTATAAGCCCTTTATGGTTCAACGAAACTGTCGGCGAGGTTATTTCAAGCGGCAGCGACTACGGTAAGACCGAGCTTGGCAAGGGCAAGAGAGTGCTTGTTGAATTCGTATCGGCAAACCCCACAGGCCCTATGCACATCGGTAACGCAAGAGGCGGCGCACTCGGCGACAGCTTATCTTCCGTACTTCAGTTTGCAGGCTATGAGGTAGAGCGTGAATTCTATGTAAACGATGCAGGAAACCAGATAGAAAAGTTCGGCAAATCGCTGTCCATAAGATATATGCAGATAGCGGACGGCAACAAGTCCGATGTCATCGCATCATACGGCGATGATGACGTATGCCGCAAGATATTTGAAGATGAAGAAAACTTCCCTATGCCCGAGGACGTTTACAAGGGTGTTGACATAATCGAACACGCATATAATTTCTATAAGATAAACGGCGACAAGTTTGTAAACGCAGATGAGGAAAGCCGTAAGTCCGCACTGGTAGAATACGCTCTGCCGCTCAACATAGACGGACTTGAGAAGGATCTTGCGAAATACCGTATCGTATACGATACTTGGTTCAGAGAAAGCTCGCTTCACAAGAGCGGTGCGGTAAAGCAGATTGTTGATATGCTGACAGATAAGGGTCAGACATACGAAAAGGACGGTGCAATCTGGTTCAAGGCGTCCGATTTCGGTGACGATCAGGACAGAGTTCTTGTCCGTGCAAACGGTATCCCTACCTACTTTGTACCCGATATTGCATATCACTATAACAAGCTTGTTACAAGAGGCTTTGACAAGGCGATAGACATTCTCGGTGCGGACCACCACGGATACATCGCAAGAATGAAAGCCGCCCTGACAGCGCTCGGCGTTGACGCAAGCAAGCTTGATATCGTTATAATGCAGATGGTAATGTTGGTCAGAAACGGTGAAACGGTAAAGCTGTCAAAGCGTTCAGGCAAGGCTATAACGCTTTCGACACTTCTTGACGAAGTACCGATAGATGCGGCAAGATTCTTCTTCAATTTAAGAGATCCCAACACTCACCTTGAATTTGACCTTGAGCTTGCCATTGAGGAAAGCTCAAACAACCCCGTGTTCTACGTTCAGTACGCTCACGCAAGAATATGCAGCATTCTGCGTCGTATGGAAGAAGAAGGCACAGGTTACAGCAACATTCCCGTATCGGAGCTTAACTTCAATCATCCCGCAGAGCTTGCGCTTATACGTCATATTGCGGCTCTGCCGAACTGCATAAACGAAGCGGCAAAGGATTATAATCCCTCAAAGATAACAAAGTATCTGTGCGATCTCGCACAGCTTTTCCACAAGTTCTACGACAACTGCAAGATAAAGGGCGAGGAGGAGAATATCCTTCAGTCAAGACTTTCTCTTTGCGTTGCCACAAAGACAGTATTCAAGAATCTGCTCGATCTGCTTAAGGTCGATGCACCCGAAAAAATGTAA
- a CDS encoding NERD domain-containing protein has protein sequence MGLGIFNKLSAPIVLKEDSNAEEQLRQMEYYLLVAPEATKQVIERDKQFVKYGIAGENAIMYELKNSHIPMYIIHDLYLEYNGCTAQIDFLIITRKVTILIESKNLYGNIFVDSNGNFIRRTGNGKTFRQEGMYSPITQNERHLALIKEMRKGTKNFLTRGLFENNFDNNYRSLIVMANTKSIIDYRYAPKDIKDKIVRADGLVRKINEICSDNNISEMSDKQMKELADFFMAHHTLNKKNYTAKYQNMINQETAKDNASIPQCAATPLCTADISGFDATLLANMADENIANYENLPLYKALKQYRYEKSKAENIKAYYVFKNDELIEIIKLMPTAPEQLKSIRGFGEGKIQKYGNEIVNIVNKYR, from the coding sequence ATGGGACTTGGAATATTTAACAAACTTTCGGCACCGATAGTTCTGAAAGAAGACAGCAATGCCGAAGAACAGTTAAGACAGATGGAATATTATCTGCTCGTTGCTCCCGAAGCCACAAAGCAAGTTATAGAGCGCGACAAGCAATTCGTAAAATACGGTATAGCAGGGGAAAATGCTATTATGTATGAACTGAAAAACAGTCATATTCCTATGTATATAATTCATGATTTGTACTTGGAATATAACGGCTGTACCGCTCAGATTGATTTTCTTATTATAACCAGAAAAGTAACAATACTAATTGAAAGCAAAAATCTTTACGGTAATATTTTTGTTGACAGCAATGGCAATTTCATACGCAGAACAGGAAACGGAAAAACGTTCAGACAAGAAGGCATGTACAGCCCGATAACGCAGAATGAAAGACATCTGGCTCTTATAAAAGAAATGCGCAAAGGCACCAAAAACTTTTTGACAAGAGGATTGTTTGAAAATAATTTTGATAACAATTACCGTTCACTTATTGTAATGGCTAACACTAAAAGTATTATAGATTACAGATATGCTCCGAAAGACATAAAGGATAAAATCGTCAGAGCGGACGGACTTGTAAGAAAAATCAATGAGATCTGTTCCGATAACAATATCAGCGAAATGTCGGATAAGCAGATGAAAGAACTGGCTGATTTCTTTATGGCTCATCATACTCTTAACAAGAAAAATTATACGGCTAAATATCAGAATATGATAAATCAAGAAACAGCGAAAGATAACGCTTCTATCCCGCAATGCGCTGCCACACCCTTATGTACTGCCGATATAAGCGGATTCGATGCTACCTTATTGGCAAATATGGCTGATGAAAATATAGCCAACTATGAAAACCTGCCTTTATACAAGGCGCTTAAACAATACCGTTACGAAAAGAGTAAAGCCGAAAACATCAAGGCATATTATGTATTTAAGAATGATGAACTGATAGAAATTATCAAGCTGATGCCAACTGCCCCTGAACAACTCAAAAGTATAAGAGGATTCGGTGAGGGAAAAATACAAAAATACGGCAATGAAATTGTAAATATTGTTAACAAGTACCGGTAA
- a CDS encoding D-alanine--D-alanine ligase — protein MAKKRIAVLFGGASADHAASLHTAYSVLSSLPKEIEPLAIGITRAGRWLFYPGSYENIKDGSWEQDSDCCSCVISPDMTNKGVIKIISDGESTIHRIDAVFPVLHGKYGEDGRVQGLCKLAGLPVIGNDFAAAALCNDRRIMDLVLSDSNIKVIENVTLHRSEMNDMTAAIKKITGKLSFPIYTAPTSCSTSVGACRAENEKELEEAIKASFSHHPYIIAESAVKGRELTCAVLGAKHHDERVAIGELVRTDDSIDKLSEYIASTSELKVPAKLDGLTQNKIKQTARAAYDALSCKCFARVDMVLDNDGEVYVRRVRGIPGLDRQSIFTRLVTESTYSYEEMLRMLIGAVVDLD, from the coding sequence ATGGCAAAGAAAAGAATAGCCGTGCTGTTCGGCGGTGCGTCCGCTGACCATGCCGCTTCACTGCATACCGCATACAGCGTTCTCAGTTCCTTACCCAAGGAGATTGAGCCGCTTGCAATAGGCATCACAAGAGCAGGAAGATGGCTTTTTTATCCCGGTAGCTATGAGAATATAAAAGACGGCAGCTGGGAGCAGGACAGCGACTGCTGTTCATGCGTGATAAGCCCCGATATGACGAACAAGGGCGTTATAAAGATAATTTCCGACGGCGAAAGCACAATTCACCGTATAGATGCCGTGTTCCCCGTGCTTCACGGAAAATACGGCGAGGACGGCAGGGTACAGGGCTTGTGCAAGCTGGCAGGCCTTCCTGTCATCGGCAACGATTTTGCGGCGGCGGCACTGTGCAATGACAGACGCATAATGGATCTTGTGCTGTCCGACAGCAACATAAAGGTTATTGAGAACGTAACCTTGCATCGCAGTGAGATGAACGATATGACGGCGGCGATAAAAAAGATAACCGGCAAGCTGAGCTTCCCGATATACACCGCACCGACAAGCTGTTCAACATCGGTCGGCGCCTGCAGAGCAGAAAACGAAAAGGAGCTTGAAGAAGCGATAAAGGCGAGCTTTTCGCACCACCCTTATATCATAGCCGAGAGTGCCGTTAAAGGCAGAGAGCTTACCTGTGCCGTACTCGGCGCAAAGCATCACGATGAGCGGGTAGCGATAGGCGAGCTTGTAAGAACAGACGACAGCATTGATAAGCTGTCCGAATATATAGCGTCTACGTCGGAGCTTAAAGTGCCTGCAAAGCTGGACGGCCTTACTCAGAACAAGATAAAGCAGACAGCAAGAGCCGCATACGATGCACTTTCCTGCAAGTGCTTTGCAAGAGTCGATATGGTGCTTGACAATGACGGAGAGGTCTATGTAAGACGTGTAAGAGGAATACCCGGGCTTGACAGGCAGAGTATATTCACAAGGCTTGTGACAGAAAGCACATACAGCTACGAGGAAATGCTGAGAATGCTCATCGGCGCTGTAGTTGACCTCGATTGA
- the murC gene encoding UDP-N-acetylmuramate--L-alanine ligase encodes MEDFLTGKKHVHFIGIGGSGMYPLAQILHSKGFYLTGSDNNETETLKAVRNMGIPVYMGQRAENIEGADLIVYTAAIMSDNPELIAAKASGVKTVERCELLGLVTSWYNKAVCVSGTHGKTTTSSMLTHMYLAQNVDLSTVIGGKLKAIGGSGRAGSSDVMVCEACEFSNTFLHLFPNISIILNIDADHLDFFKTMDNLRASFTKFCDNTTDILVVNGDDENTMRAVKASGFNKQIITFGKTDKNRYYPENIKRISDFQTDFDLMENGSKIERISIHVPGAHNVLNAVAACAAALATGVTPENINKGLSTFWGAGRRFERLATIGGITVVDDYAHHPAEVAATLKTAKAMQDFKRVWAVHQPFTYSRTYTLMDDFASALEIADKVVLTEIMGSREKNTYNVYSADLAAKIPGCKWFPTFEEVARYVADNAESDDMIITLGCGDVYKVAFRIEEILREKYGK; translated from the coding sequence ATGGAAGATTTCCTTACAGGAAAAAAGCACGTTCATTTTATCGGCATAGGCGGAAGCGGTATGTATCCGCTGGCGCAGATACTTCACAGCAAGGGCTTTTATCTTACAGGCTCGGACAATAACGAAACAGAAACGCTAAAAGCGGTACGCAATATGGGAATACCCGTATATATGGGACAGAGAGCCGAAAATATAGAGGGTGCTGACCTTATAGTATACACTGCGGCTATAATGAGCGATAATCCTGAGCTTATCGCCGCTAAAGCAAGCGGTGTAAAGACCGTAGAACGCTGTGAGCTGCTCGGACTTGTTACAAGCTGGTACAATAAGGCTGTATGCGTATCAGGCACACACGGCAAGACAACAACATCTTCAATGCTGACGCATATGTATCTTGCGCAGAACGTTGACCTGTCTACCGTTATCGGCGGAAAGCTGAAAGCTATAGGCGGCAGCGGAAGGGCAGGCTCAAGCGATGTTATGGTATGCGAGGCGTGCGAATTCTCAAATACGTTCCTGCACCTGTTCCCCAATATTTCTATAATACTGAACATTGACGCAGACCACCTTGATTTCTTCAAGACAATGGATAATCTCAGAGCGTCATTCACAAAGTTCTGCGATAATACGACCGACATTCTTGTCGTAAACGGCGATGATGAAAATACGATGAGAGCAGTTAAGGCATCGGGCTTTAACAAGCAGATTATCACATTCGGAAAGACCGATAAGAACAGATATTACCCGGAAAATATCAAGCGCATATCCGATTTTCAGACCGACTTTGACCTTATGGAAAACGGCAGTAAGATAGAGCGTATTTCAATACACGTTCCCGGTGCACATAATGTGCTTAATGCGGTAGCCGCCTGTGCCGCCGCACTTGCTACGGGAGTTACCCCCGAAAACATCAATAAAGGACTCAGCACATTCTGGGGTGCGGGAAGACGATTTGAACGTCTTGCGACTATCGGAGGCATAACCGTTGTTGACGATTACGCTCATCACCCTGCCGAAGTAGCCGCAACATTAAAGACGGCAAAGGCTATGCAGGATTTCAAGCGTGTATGGGCTGTACATCAGCCGTTCACCTATTCGAGAACCTATACTCTGATGGATGATTTCGCCTCAGCGCTTGAAATTGCAGATAAGGTCGTGCTTACCGAGATAATGGGCAGCCGTGAAAAGAACACATACAACGTCTATTCTGCCGACCTTGCGGCCAAGATTCCCGGTTGCAAGTGGTTCCCCACCTTTGAAGAAGTGGCACGTTATGTTGCAGACAACGCCGAAAGCGACGATATGATAATCACGCTGGGCTGCGGCGATGTGTATAAGGTCGCATTCAGGATTGAGGAGATTCTGAGAGAGAAGTACGGCAAGTAA
- a CDS encoding NUDIX hydrolase translates to MHLFEKTIDSEVKYEGKILTVCSDKAELENGAIVSRDVIRHSGGVGVVPVTDEGDVLFVRQFRYPFQKVLMEIPAGKLNAGEDHAEAGRRELQEETGCTCKQFRYMGYMIPTPAYCQEITHMYLATGLEGGKQNLDDDEFLEVVKIPLDKAVEMVMNGEIEDGKTQLALLKAKMILG, encoded by the coding sequence ATGCATTTATTTGAAAAGACAATCGACAGTGAAGTAAAGTACGAGGGAAAGATTCTCACCGTATGCTCGGATAAGGCGGAGCTTGAAAACGGTGCGATAGTATCCCGTGATGTTATCCGCCACAGCGGCGGTGTGGGCGTTGTTCCCGTTACTGATGAGGGAGATGTTCTGTTTGTAAGGCAGTTCAGATACCCGTTCCAGAAGGTACTTATGGAAATTCCTGCAGGAAAGCTCAACGCAGGCGAAGATCACGCAGAAGCCGGCAGGAGAGAGCTGCAGGAGGAAACAGGCTGCACCTGCAAGCAGTTCAGATATATGGGATATATGATTCCTACACCGGCCTACTGTCAGGAGATAACGCATATGTACCTTGCGACAGGACTTGAGGGCGGAAAGCAGAACCTTGACGATGACGAATTTCTTGAGGTCGTGAAGATACCGCTTGATAAAGCCGTTGAAATGGTTATGAACGGCGAAATCGAGGACGGAAAGACACAGCTCGCTTTACTTAAAGCAAAGATGATACTCGGCTGA